In Diabrotica undecimpunctata isolate CICGRU chromosome 4, icDiaUnde3, whole genome shotgun sequence, a single genomic region encodes these proteins:
- the LOC140438723 gene encoding uncharacterized protein, producing MKRGFSTVANILAQKGVKQVSTIQSGQQGTLVTTCCIVNACGSAVPPVMVFPRVHFKSYMLVGAPPGSLGLAKKAGWIITQCFIEVLKHFIKHTLSSKENPSFLIMDNHESHISLEGINLCKENGVTILIVPPYCTHKLQPLDVGLLKLFHIVYNDTFVIKLIQQYQ from the coding sequence ATGAAACGGGGTTTTTCGACAGTCGCAAACATTCTAGCCCAAAAGGGCGTCAAGCAAGTTTCGACAATTCAAAGTGGCCAACAAGGAACATTAGTTACAACATGCTGCATCGTAAACGCCTGTGGTAGTGCAGTGCCACCTGTGATGGTATTTCCACGAGTACattttaaaagttatatgttgGTAGGAGCTCCTCCGGGTAGCTTAGGACTGGCTAAGAAAGCCGGCTGGATAATCACGCAGTGCTTTATAGAAGTATTGAAGCATTTTATCAAACACACCTTAAGTTCAAAAGAAAACCCTTCGTTCTTAATAATGGACAATCATGAGAGTCACATCTCACTAGAAGGAATTAATTTGTGCAAAGAGAATGGTGTAACAATCCTGATAGTTCCTCCTTATTGTACACATAAATTACAGCCGCTTGATGTAGGTCTTCTAAAACTTTTTCATATCGTTTACAATGATACGTTCGTGATAAAGCTAATCCAGCAATACCAGTAA